The genomic stretch GCGCGCCTGGGCGGCCTCCGTGCCGAGCGTGCGCCAGCCCCCCGGCTGCCCGGGCCGGACGCCCACGCCGAACGAGGCCAGCCCGACCGGCGTGTCGCGGCGGGCGCGCCACCGGCGAAGCGTCTCCACGGGCGCGCTCTCCCGGGCGTCCACCAGCACGAGGTCCACGGTCTGTGCCGCGCGGTCGTCCTCGACGAACCGGCTCACGTAGTACGTCCTCGTGCCCGGCGCCCCGCGGTCGTGCGCCAGGGCCGTCAGCGCCTCGAAGTAGGGGCGGACGCGCGGGTCGCTCGTGTCGGACGACTGCGCGAGGCCGAAGTGACGGGCCGCCGGGTAGGGACGGGCGCGGTCCAGCGCCTCCGTCAGCAGGCGCGTGGCGTCACGGGTGCGGCGCAGGAGGAAGGCCGCGGGGAGTCCCTCCACCGGCAGGTCCTGCCAGAGGGCGATCCCGAGCCGGCTGGCGGCGTCCAGCACGGCCGTCTCCGCGATCAACTCCGTCCGCACGGCACGGACGCCCACCTGGTGCATGGCCTCCAGGTCGGCGATGGCCGCCTCGGCGTCGCTGGGGGCACTCCAGACGACGCCCGCCAGCGTGGGGTCGAGCGGCGGAAACGGGCCCCGAGGCACCGCGACCGAGGCAGGCACGGCGGTCGAGTCCGCGACGGCGACCGAGTCGGCCGACGGTGCGCCCGAGGCCGGCTGCGCGGATCGGGGCGCCTGAGCCGCCAGCGGCGCCACGGCGAGCACGGCCGCGAGGGCGAGGACGGAGAGCCGGAGAGTCGTCAGGATCGGCACGGACATGGGGAGGTCGGCCGAGAGTACGCACGGCCCGCCCTCGCGTTCGCCATGCCGGCCAGACAGAAGAGGCCCCGCCGGGCGGAGAACCGGCGGGGCCTCAGGACAACCCTGGCGAAGTTGTCCGGGGGGATCGGTGCCGCCCCGGCCCAGAGGATCGGGACGGCGGGTGTCAGGGGTCCGTCACACCGAGCGACGCCACGAGAACGTCGGCGGCGGGCGGCTCGTGCCCTAGTCCATCATGCGACGGAGGAAGGCGGGCACGTCGGTGTCGTCCTTGTTGATGCGCTCGCGGCGCGGCGTGCCAGGCGGCGTCGGGAGCGGGCGGATGTTGCCGGGCCGCGGGGCCTCGCCAGTGCGCCCTGAGACCTCCTCGTCCTCGCGCGACCGATGCGGCTGCGGCGAGCGGCGCTCGTAGGCGGGCACGTCGAGCGTGCGCAGGTTGTCCTCGCCCTTGTAGGGCGGGGCGCCGTCGCCGGTGCCGAGCACCACACGCGGGCGCGCCTCCGGGACCTCGTCTTCCGCGCCCCGCGCGGCCTGGTCGAAGCCCGTCGCGATGACCGTCACGCGGAGGGCGTCGCCCAACGTCTCGTCGATGACCGTGCCGAAGATGACCTCCGCCTCGTCGCCCGCCTCCATCTGGATGACGGAGGTGGCCTGGGTCGCCTCGCGGACGCCGAGGTCGATGCCCGCCGTGATGTTGACGAGCACGTTGCGGGCGCCCGAGATCGAGATACCGTCCAAGAGCGGGCTGGAGATGGCCTCCTTGGCCGCGCGCCCGGCCCGGTTGTCGCCACTCGCGATGGCGCTCGACATGAGCGCCGTGCCACCGTCGAGCATCGTCGTGCGGATGTCGGCGAAGTCGAGGTTGATCAGGCCGTGGACCGTGATCAGCTCCGAGATGCCACGCGTGGCGTTGTAGAGCACGTCGTCGGCCATCTCGAAGGCCTCCACGAGCGTCGTGTCGTCGTCGGCGACGTCGAGCAGGCGCTCGTTCGGGATCACGATGAGCGTGTCCACGACCTCGCGGAGCGCCTCGATGCCCTGCTCGGCCATCCGGGAGCGCTTGCGCCCCTCGGCGGTGAACGGCTTGGTCACGACGGCCACCGTCAGGATGCCCATCTTCTTGGCCATCGCGGCCACGACGGGCGCCGCGCCGGTGCCGGTGCCGCCGCCCATGCCGGCGGCCACGAACACCATGTCGCAGCCGTCGAGGGCCTCCTGGATCTCGCGCTCGCTCTCCTGCGCCGCGCTCGCGCCGACGCTGGGCCGCGCGCCCGCGCCGAGGCCCTTGGTCAGCCCGCGGCCGACCTGGATCTTGCTGGGCGCCTGGTTGGCCTGGAGCGCCTGGGCGTCCGTGTTGATGGCGACAAACTCGACGCCGTGGATGCCCTTCGTGAGCATGTTGTTGACGGCGTTGCCGCCACCGCCACCGACGCCGACGACCCGAATGAGGGCCGTGTCTTGCGCGTCGTCGTCAAACGTGAATCGGGTGCTGAAATCGTCCATGAGTTCCCTCCGGGATGGGGTGTCTTGCCAGGGTTGGGTGGGATCGTCGGCAGGACAACCGGTAAGGTACCGGCTCCGCAGCCCTGCCGACGAGAGGTGTGGATAAAGGAGGCTAGAGTTCGTCGAACCAGCTCCGCATGCGACTGGCGATCTTGTTGACGAGCCCGTCGGGGTCCGAGTCGTAGCCGTCCCCATGTGCCTCTGCGGGCAGGCCAGGGGCGTCGGCAGCCATCGCCAGCGGGGTGGCCGGCTCGGGGTCGGCGGCGAGGAGCGAGGCGCCGCGACCGGCGCCGGTGCGCAGCCCGTGCAGCACGAGGCCGACGCCCGTCGCGTACTTCGGGTCGTCGACTTCCTCGACCAGCCCGCCGGCCAGGCCGAGCGGGCGGCCGACGCGGGCCTCCAGGCCGAGGATCTCGGCAGCCAGTTCGGCGGTGCCGGGGATCAGCGCGCCGCCGCCGGTGAGCACCACGCCCGCCGAGAGGTGGCGGCCGTAGCCGGAGCGCTTGATCTCGATGGCGACGAACTCCAGGATCTCCTCCAGCCGCGGCTGGATGATCTGCGCCAGCGTCGACTGACCGATCGACTTGTCGGGCCGACCGCCGATGCCAGGGATCTGGATCTCGCGGTCCTCGGCCACCATGTCGACCAGCGCCACGCCGAACTCGTGCTTGAGGCGCTCCGCCTGGTCGTGCAGGATGCCGAGGCCCTTGCGGAGGTCGTCGGTGACCTTGTTGCCGGCCACGGCCACCACGGCCGTGTGGCGGATCGTCTTGTCCTCGAAGATGGCGATGTCGGTCGTGCCGCCGCCGATGTCGACGAGCACGACGCCGACCTCCTTCTCGTCGTCGTGGAGGACGGCGTGGCTGGACGCCAGCGGCTCCAGCACGATGTCGTCGACGGCGAAGCCCGCCTTCTCGATGCAGCGGTACACGTTCTTCGCCGCGCTCACGAGCCCGGTGATGATGTGCACGTTCGCCTCCAGCCGGACGCCGCTCATGCCGATCGGGTCGGCGACGCCGTCCTGGCCGTCCACGATGAACTCCTGCGGCAGCACGTGCAGGATCTCGCGGTCGGCGGGCATCGCGACGTGCTTGGTGTCCTCCAGCAGGCGGAGCACGTCGTTGCGGTCGATCTCGCCGCCCGAGACCGTGATCACGCCCCGGCTCTGGAAGCTCTGGATGTGGTCGCCCGCGATGCCGACGACGACGGACTGGACCTCGACGCCGGAGGCGTGCTCGGCCTCGGCGATGGCCTTCTTGACGGCCTCGACGGTCTTGTCGATGTTGACGACGACGCCGCGGTTGAGGCCTTCGGACTCGGCCACGCCGACGCCGCGGACGTGGATGCGGTCGAGGTCGTCGGCCGACGCCACGACGGCGCAGATCTTGGTGGTGCCGATGTCGACGCCGACGACGACGCGGTCGCCGGTGGAGGGGGTGCGGTCCGGGTGGGGCATGGTGTTGGGGGAAGCGTGAGTTAAGCGGAGGGCGTCGCGGACGCCGCCGGGGCCTCAGCCGAGGCGGGCGGGGTCGCGGTCGAGTCGGGGGGGACGGTCGGGGCGTCGGGGTCGGCTTCGCGCGTCACGACCTGCCCGCGGAAGCGGAGGTCGACGGTCTCGAAGCGGACCTCGGGACGAGGAAGGATGGCCTGGTCCCAGAAGGCACGCAGGCGTCGGAGCTGGTCGGCCGTGTCGCCGGTGGGATCGAGGCGGACGGGGAGGCTGCCGTGCTCGGCGACGGGCGTCGTCCAGAGCGTCGCGCGGCGGCCCCACTGGACCTCCGACACGAGCGCCTGGGTGGCCTCGTCGGCGCGGTCCAGGGCGGCGAGGAACGACCGGAGGTGGTCGCTCGCGACGGGCTGCGCGGGGTGGTACGGCGGCGCACCGGTGAGCACCGGCACGTCGAACAGCGCGGGCGAGGCCGCGGCGACGGGCATCGCGAAGCCCTCCGCGTCGAGGAAGTGGCTCGGCCGGCCGGTCCCGTCGAGCACGAGCACGACCGGCACGCGTTCCTCGACCGCGATCCGCAGCGTCCCCGTCGGCAGGCGGCGGACCGTGGCGGACTCGACCCACGGATGCCGCTGTGCGCGGTCGGCGATGAGGGCGGGCGAGAGCGAGAACAGCGCCACCGAGTCCGGGACGGCATGCGTGAGCGCGACCACCTCGGCGGTGGGCGCGTGGACGGCCCCGGCCACCTCGACCCGCTCCAGCGGGAGGGTCCGCTGCCAGATCCAGGCGGCACCGAGCACGAGCACGAGCAGCGTCCCCCCCACGATCCGGAGGAGCTTGCGCCGCCGTGCGATCCGCTGCTCTTTGGTCCGCGTGGCCATCAGGAGACCTCGGGGGTGGTGGTGTGGACGGCCTCCAGGAAGGCCTCGCCAAAGCGCCACACGTCGCCCGCGCCCATCGTGACGACGAGGTCGCCGGGGCGGACGAGGCTCTGAAGGTGCGCCGGGAGCGCGCCCTTCTGCGACACGTAGTGGACGTCGCGGTGGCCGAACTGGCGCGCGAGGTCGGCGACCATCTGGCCCGAGATGCCCTCGATGGGCTCCTCGCGGGCCGGGAAGATGTCCGTCACGACCAGCACGTCGGCGTCGTAGAAGGCGTTGGCGAACTCGGCGGCGAGGTCGCGGGTGCGGCTGTAGAGGTGGGGCTGGAAGACGGCCACGATGCGGCGATCGGCCCAGCCCTTGGCGGCGGCGGCCAGCGTGGCCTCGATCTCGGTCGGGTGGTGGGCGTAGTCGTCCACCAGGAGCACGGTGCCCGTCTCGCCGTCCTGCGTCAGCGGCGCCTCGCCCTTGACCTGGAAGCGGCGGTCGACGCCCGCGTACTGGGAGAGCCCCTCGGCGATGGTCTTGAACGGCACGCCCAGCTCCAGCCCGACGGCCACGGCCGCGAGCGCGTTGCGGACGTTGTGCAGGCCCGGCGCGTGCAGCGTGATGCCGCCCAGCCGGTCGGTGCCCTCGAACACGTCGAACTGCGTCGTGGCTGCCACCTGCTCGATGTTCTCGGCGCGCAGCGACGCCTGGCGGCTCGTGCCGTAGGTGCGGACGGGCCGGTGGATCCGCCCGAGCACGCTCCGCACGTTCTCGTCGTCGAGGCACAGGATGGCGGCGCCGAAGAACGGGACCGAGTTGGCGAACTGGACGAAGGCGTCCTTGATGTCCTCCAGGTCCTCGTAGATGTCGAGGTGGTCCGCCTCAATGTTGGTCACGACCGCCACGATGGGCGCCAGCCGGAGGAAGGTCCGGTCGTACTCGTCTGCCTCGACCACGATGATCTCGCCGCCGCCGGAGACCGCGTTCGAGCCGAACACGGCCACCTTGCCGCCGACGATGATGGTAGGGTCCAGCCCGGCGTGCTGCGCCATCAGGCCGACCATCGTGGTGGTGGTCGTCTTGCCGTGCGTGCCCGCGATGCCGACGCCGCGCTTGGCGCGCATCAGCTCGCCGAGCATCTCGGAGCGCTTGATGATGGGGATGAGCCGCCGCATCGCCTCGGCCGTCTCCGGGTTCTCCTCCGGGTGCTTCACCGCCGACGAGTACACGACCACGTCGGCGTCGGCGACGTGCTCGGCGGCGTGGCCCTCGTGCACGACGGCGCCGAGCGACTCCAGGCGCGCGGTCACGTCGCTCTTCTTGAGGTCGGAGCCGGAGAGCAGGAAGCCCCGGTTGATGAGCACCTCCGCGATGGACGACATCCCGATGCCGCCGATCCCCACCATGTGGATCCGGCGGACGGTGCCCATCTCTCCCAGTTTGCGGATCTCGGTCATCGGGTCGGGGCGGCGTCCGCCAGGGCCACGACGGCCTCGGCGATGGTGGTGGCGGCCTCGGGCCGCGCGATGGCGAGGGCGGCCTCGGTCATGGACTGGCGCGCGGCGGGGTCGTGGAGGAGCGGGACGACGACGGCCTCGAACTGGCTGGCGAGGTCGGGCTCGGGCAGGAGCACGGCCGCGCCGGCCTCGGAGAGCGCGAGCGCGTTCTTGGTCTGGTGGTCGGCGGTCACGTTGGGGCTCGGCACGAGGACCGACGGCGTGCCGGTGACGGCCAGCTCCGAGCAGGTGATGGCGCCCGAGCGGCACAGCGCGAGGTCGGCCGCGGCGTAGGCGAGGTCCATCCGGTCGAGGTAGGGGACGAGCCGGAGGCGCGGGTGGTCGGGGACGGCCGCCCGCAGCGTGTCGTAGTAGCGCTTGCCCGCGGCCCAGATCACGACCGTCCGCTCGTCGGCGAGGAGGGCGTCGAGGTGGAGCTTCAGGGCGCCGTTGAGCGGGCCGGCGCCGAGCGACCCGCCCATGGCGAGCAGCACACGGGCGTCGGCCGGGAGGTCGAAGTGCGCGCGCGCCTCGGCGGCGTCCACGTCGAGCAGGTCCTGGCGGACCGGGTTGCCGGAGATGGCCGTCTCGGCGCCGTCGAAGTACGGGACGGCGGCCTCGAAGGCGAGGAACACCTTGTCGGCGCGGCCCGAGAGCAGCTTGTTGGTCGCGCCCGCGTAGGCGTTCTGCTCCTGCAGCACGAGCGGCCGCCCGCGCAGC from Rubrivirga sp. SAORIC476 encodes the following:
- the ftsZ gene encoding cell division protein FtsZ, whose product is MDDFSTRFTFDDDAQDTALIRVVGVGGGGGNAVNNMLTKGIHGVEFVAINTDAQALQANQAPSKIQVGRGLTKGLGAGARPSVGASAAQESEREIQEALDGCDMVFVAAGMGGGTGTGAAPVVAAMAKKMGILTVAVVTKPFTAEGRKRSRMAEQGIEALREVVDTLIVIPNERLLDVADDDTTLVEAFEMADDVLYNATRGISELITVHGLINLDFADIRTTMLDGGTALMSSAIASGDNRAGRAAKEAISSPLLDGISISGARNVLVNITAGIDLGVREATQATSVIQMEAGDEAEVIFGTVIDETLGDALRVTVIATGFDQAARGAEDEVPEARPRVVLGTGDGAPPYKGEDNLRTLDVPAYERRSPQPHRSREDEEVSGRTGEAPRPGNIRPLPTPPGTPRRERINKDDTDVPAFLRRMMD
- the ftsA gene encoding cell division protein FtsA, whose amino-acid sequence is MPHPDRTPSTGDRVVVGVDIGTTKICAVVASADDLDRIHVRGVGVAESEGLNRGVVVNIDKTVEAVKKAIAEAEHASGVEVQSVVVGIAGDHIQSFQSRGVITVSGGEIDRNDVLRLLEDTKHVAMPADREILHVLPQEFIVDGQDGVADPIGMSGVRLEANVHIITGLVSAAKNVYRCIEKAGFAVDDIVLEPLASSHAVLHDDEKEVGVVLVDIGGGTTDIAIFEDKTIRHTAVVAVAGNKVTDDLRKGLGILHDQAERLKHEFGVALVDMVAEDREIQIPGIGGRPDKSIGQSTLAQIIQPRLEEILEFVAIEIKRSGYGRHLSAGVVLTGGGALIPGTAELAAEILGLEARVGRPLGLAGGLVEEVDDPKYATGVGLVLHGLRTGAGRGASLLAADPEPATPLAMAADAPGLPAEAHGDGYDSDPDGLVNKIASRMRSWFDEL
- a CDS encoding cell division protein FtsQ/DivIB, which codes for MATRTKEQRIARRRKLLRIVGGTLLVLVLGAAWIWQRTLPLERVEVAGAVHAPTAEVVALTHAVPDSVALFSLSPALIADRAQRHPWVESATVRRLPTGTLRIAVEERVPVVLVLDGTGRPSHFLDAEGFAMPVAAASPALFDVPVLTGAPPYHPAQPVASDHLRSFLAALDRADEATQALVSEVQWGRRATLWTTPVAEHGSLPVRLDPTGDTADQLRRLRAFWDQAILPRPEVRFETVDLRFRGQVVTREADPDAPTVPPDSTATPPASAEAPAASATPSA
- the murC gene encoding UDP-N-acetylmuramate--L-alanine ligase, which gives rise to MTEIRKLGEMGTVRRIHMVGIGGIGMSSIAEVLINRGFLLSGSDLKKSDVTARLESLGAVVHEGHAAEHVADADVVVYSSAVKHPEENPETAEAMRRLIPIIKRSEMLGELMRAKRGVGIAGTHGKTTTTTMVGLMAQHAGLDPTIIVGGKVAVFGSNAVSGGGEIIVVEADEYDRTFLRLAPIVAVVTNIEADHLDIYEDLEDIKDAFVQFANSVPFFGAAILCLDDENVRSVLGRIHRPVRTYGTSRQASLRAENIEQVAATTQFDVFEGTDRLGGITLHAPGLHNVRNALAAVAVGLELGVPFKTIAEGLSQYAGVDRRFQVKGEAPLTQDGETGTVLLVDDYAHHPTEIEATLAAAAKGWADRRIVAVFQPHLYSRTRDLAAEFANAFYDADVLVVTDIFPAREEPIEGISGQMVADLARQFGHRDVHYVSQKGALPAHLQSLVRPGDLVVTMGAGDVWRFGEAFLEAVHTTTPEVS
- the murG gene encoding undecaprenyldiphospho-muramoylpentapeptide beta-N-acetylglucosaminyltransferase, translated to MTPTPSASTATPTGLPAGTPRVLFACGGTGGHVYPAIAIADAVRRLRPDAAVAFAGTRDRMEWEAVPKAGYPIRAITVSGFQRGLSASAIARNLTFPFKLVKGLWESWRLVGSFDPDVVVGTGGYASGPVGLAASLRGRPLVLQEQNAYAGATNKLLSGRADKVFLAFEAAVPYFDGAETAISGNPVRQDLLDVDAAEARAHFDLPADARVLLAMGGSLGAGPLNGALKLHLDALLADERTVVIWAAGKRYYDTLRAAVPDHPRLRLVPYLDRMDLAYAAADLALCRSGAITCSELAVTGTPSVLVPSPNVTADHQTKNALALSEAGAAVLLPEPDLASQFEAVVVPLLHDPAARQSMTEAALAIARPEAATTIAEAVVALADAAPTR